The genomic segment GGTCGAAAGGGGGACAAAGACCTGATAGCCGACCCCGCCCACGTCGACGATAATCTGCCCGGGATCCTTCGACACCAACAGGCCGCGAAGCTGGGCGATCATCGACCTCCCTTTCGTACGAGAGACATCAGCCGAATCGAATGATGGTGGCAGATTGCAATGGCCAGCGCATCGGCCGCGTCGGTCGAACGGATCGGCTCGTCGAGCCCGAGGAGCGACTGCACCATGCACTGAACCTGGCCTTTCCCTGCCGCGCCATACCCGGTGACCGCGCTCTTGACCTGCAGCGGGGTGTACTCCGCAATAGTTACCCCGCCGAGCGCGGCTGCCAGAATTGCGACCCCCCGTACCTGGCCCAGCTTGAATGCACTCTGCGCATTTTTTGCGAAAATAAGGCTTTCGATGACTGCCCACTCCGGCTGGTAACGACGAATTAACTCGGCCAGGCGGCAGTAGATCTGTTGCAGGCGGATAGGAAAGGGATCGCTGGGTGTGGTGATGATGCTGCCGTACTCTTCGGCCCGCAAGACGCCATCCTCGCGTGCCACTATCCCGTAGCCGGTCGCGCCGGCCCCCGGGTCAACGCCTAAGACCAGCACGGCGGTCCCATCGAGATCGTGGGATGATCCAATGGTTCGACAGACCCCACCACAGGCCTAGCCGGTCACTGCCGCCATGATCTCTTCGGGAATATCGAAGTTTGCGTACACGTTCTGGACGTCGTCGTGCTCTTCGAGAGTCTCCATCAACTGGAGCATCTGCTGCGCCTGCTTCCCTTCCAGTCTGACGGTGCTCTGGGGGAGCATGGTCACCTCCCCTTCGGCAATCTCGATCTTCTCCTTCGCCAGCGACGCCTTGACCCGTTCGAGATCCTTCGGCGCCGTAATTACCTCGAAGGTATCATCCGATCGCCGAACATCCTCGGCGCCCGCCTCCAATACCACGCCAAACAGTCGATCTTCGTCCGCCGCAGATGCCTCGACCTGAATCAGCCCCTTTTTTTCAAACATCCAGGCGACGCATCCCGATTCCCCCAGATTGCCTCCATGTTTGGCAAAGGCCTTGCGTATCTCCGGGGCGGTTCGATTCTTGTTGTCGGTTACGATCTCCAGCAGGACGGCGACCCCTCCCGGGCCATACCCCTCGTAGATATACTCCTCGTAGGAGGTGCCGGGCAGTTCGCCCGTTCCCTTCTGAATGGCCCGCTGGATATTATCCTGAGGCATATTGACGGCCTTGGCCTTGTCGATCGCCAATCGGAGACGAGGATTACCGTCCGGATCGCCGCCACCCACCCTGGCGGCGACGGTGATCTCGCGGATAATTTTTGTAAAAACACGACCCCGCTGGGCATCAACCTTGGCCTTCTTATGCTTGATGCCCGCCCACTTTGAATGGCCAGACATAGTTCACCTCCTCACTGTAACGCGAAAATATCACACTAACTGAAAGATTGTAAAGAGGATTGCGGAGGGGAAAAACGCAGCAAAGGGGCCGGGTGATCCCGGCCCCTTTGCTGCGTCCACTAGAAGAGGCGTCAGTAGATCGGATGCTTAATGATGCGACTCAACGGTTCCATCCAGGAACGGGGTTCCGTTAACCATGGCGGTCGCCACATCACCGGCCTGCGCATCCGGGATACCTCCACCACACGTACCCTTCTTGTCTCGCACTGAGCCCTTCTTCAAACGTACATCAAGCTTGAACTCGGCCTGCAGCGCGTCGTCATCATCGTCTTCATCGAACTCGTTAAACATAAGCTGGCAGGTTCCAATGGTCTCACTACCGCGGGTCACGATCAGGTCGACGTCGGCGCCTGCCGCCTCATCTTCCGTGTTGATTCCTAGTCCGGGTGAGGGGACCGGGATCTTCACGGTCGCCTTGAACTCATTCTTCTTGGGCGTCGGGACGCCGTCCCGGGTTCGGGTCTCCATCCGGTGTCTCGCCTGGCCCTCAGCATCCGAGTCGGGTGATCCGGTAGACTCAAGCTCCGCCCTGACATCGATCTTCGTCTTTGAGCCGCCGCCCTTCGCATGGCCGACACCGTCAAACATGAATACGGAGACCGCAGCACAGAGGGTGGTCACCAACAGGGTTCTATATAACACTCGCATGGCTTGACTCCTTGGATTGAGGTTAACAGCACCGAAACCGTCTGATCGCGCGACCGGCTTCACAGAGGGGAAATTGCAAGCACAATGCCAGGGGGTCACTCACCTCTGCCTATAGTAACCGCTATAATCCCAGACGGGATCTGTACATCGGGTAATCTACCTAATTTTCGGTGCCAAATTCCCTGGTGTCCGCCACCCGGTTCCCGTCACATGCGCATCTTGAGACGGGAAGCGGCGATGGCGTCTGTCGGAGCGGGCGGATCTCACACGGTTTTCAAATGGCGAGCAGGAATTTTTTACAAAGAGCGGGTTCGGAAGCAGTCATTTTTTCCCGTCCCGTGTGCTGTGTCGAAGCGTCGCACGACTGCGCGCAGGCGATCACGGCTGGCGCATCGCATCGATGAATTGCACCGGATCGACCAGCGCCGAGCCGATCCTGAGCGCAAGATGAAGATGGGGTGAGAGGCTGTTACCGGTACTCCCGACCCGTCCGATCACATCTCCCTTCTTGACCTGATCCCCAACCTTTACGAGGAACCCTGATTGATGCAGGTAGGAAGAAAAGACCCCGAGACCGTGATCGATGACTGTGATATTCCCTTCCAACAGGTAATCGCGCCCCAGGTGCGCGACCCTTCCGGCTGCAATCGCCCGTATCGCGAAGCCCTCAGGCGCCTGGAAATCGGTGCCCCGGTGAAACCGGTACCAATCCTGGGCCGGGTTCATGCGAACCTGGCCGAACGGAGTGGTAATCACTCCGGTATGATCGGTCTTTTCAATCGGATCGGTCGTCCCATCCTGCCAGAGTGGGAGAGGCGCGGAGGTGGCCAGTGACTCGACGATCGCCTGTTTTTCTCTGGCGATCCGTTCGAGATCCGCTTGACCGAAGGCCTGGGTGTTCCAACGTGGGCTGATGCTCTTCTGAAATTCCCCCTTTTCAACAACTAACATCTTGATGGACAGCAGTCGTTGAGTCGCCGTCTCATGGACGGTCATCCGGTAGATACCAGGCTGCTGATAGAGATCTATCGCGATAATGCCGTAGAGCGCACCCCCCCTGTTGAATATCGGAACGGCAGTCGGCGTAGCGCCGGCTTCGATGACCCCCTGAACGGCTGAAGGGTCTACGTCATCGCTGATTCTGAGGATCCGCACGTCGCCTTGACGCAGCGCCAGCGTTTCCGATAGTGCCTCTTGAGCCACCGAGTCAAGGGGCGTGGCGATAAGCAAGGCTATGGCAATGGCTGTCAACCTCTTCATGAGGCTCCGCTCCTTCTACTTCCGTTTCCCCCTTTTCAAAAAAAGGGGGGGTCAGGGGGGATTGCAGCGCCGTTGCCTGTTGAATGTGTTGGGGAATGCATGGAACACGGCACTACACGCACGGGCCCAACTCCAGGTGCTGCGGAGGTGTGGGCGGAAGCTTCCAGATGATCTCGGGATGATTCGTAGACCCGTGCATCTTATTGGCGAGTTCGATACCGTGCATATAACACCGCTCGAATCCGGCGAAGTCCTTGGCCTGGATGTGAAGCGCCAGCGGGTCGAAGATCGCCCTGACATAGCTGTCAAGCATCGTCTTGTACTTCGGTCGCGTCGTATTGGCCTTCTTGAACAGGCTGCGCAGGCCGTTGAGCTGATACGCGGCCAGCGCCCAGTTGCCGCCCTTGGCGGCGTAATAGCAGATCCAGTAGCGTTCGCTCATCAGTGGCATCAACTGACCCAGTCCGGGCTGCAGTTCGGCAATCTGATCGAGGGTCAGCTCCCCATGTTTTGTGCGTCCGACAATCGGCTCTTCGTCTGCCACGGCGACCTCCTGTCCTGTCCTCGACACGCGTTACCCCTAGATTCAACCATTCCACTGCCTAAGCATCGTACGTTTTACCCGATTCTTCAAGAGCAATCATGCGAAATCGGATGATACGAACGGACCGGCTGTCCCATGATCCTGGACGGATCCACGAGAGCCGTCGGAGAAACTCCGACCCCATAGGAGAAATGCCTATCCCCTCGTAGACTGCTCGCCGAGTAGACCTTCCCTCGACATCGTCTGACCCTGTATTTATATTTAGTTATAGAGAGCGCTTACCGGCGCTTCACCGGCGATGGCTGGCACGTGATTTGCTTTTTCTTCTGAGAAAGGCGAAGCAGAGGCCGATTCATGGATATACACATTATTATCTGTTCAAACCGATCGGAGCTGGTGAAGGCCGCCTCTCGGGTGTTCGATGGTCAGGGGTTCAGGCTGACCATCTGTGAGTGCGGCCTGCAGGCGCTCGCGACAGCCGAGGTGGTCGATGCCGATCTCCTGATTTTGGATCTGGAGACGTCTGGGCTTGACTGCCTCTTGATGCTTGCGGCGATCAAAGAGCTGGCGCCCAGACTGCCGATTGTGGCGGTGTCGACCAGGCCGCAGATGGACGCGCGGGCCGTCTCCCAGAAGGGCGTCTCGTATGTCATGCTCCCCTCCGGGTCTGCCGGCGCCATGGAGGAGGCCCTGGCCGGGTTGGCGCAGACCGAACGGACCGGACTCGTATCCGATTCAACGTGAGTAGAGTGATGGGAATGGTCGATGGGCCCTGTCTTTCAGGGTGCCCACACACAACCGGAGCGGCAAAATGAACAGTTCATACCGTCATGCGAATCTGTATGGTCATTGGAGGCGGAACAAGGCCGGCGTTGATCCGCAAGGTGAGCTCCAGGCAGAAGCAGCCCATGGGGGTCAGACGGTCAGCATCATCGAATACTCGGCGGAAAAAAAGGCGAGGAACAGCTATCCGTATAAGATCGTCTCGCCTCCCGGCCCGAGCCGATGTTGTCAGGCCCGTATGAATCGGATCGGGGCGGTACAGACAGACGGAGATCATAACTTCTATTATAAGCGCTGTTCACGCTGCGGCTTCACCGTTCGAGAGTTCGTCTCGCCGATCGATATCGATCGACTGGTGAGTGCAGGGGGATCGGATTGGGATCACACGGAACGCTGGCTCGACCGGATCCAGCGGGATGCGGAGGCCGATATGGCCGCCTGATCGCGCTGTCGAACGAAAGGTCCGTACACGCCAGGTAACGGAGGCAAGCAGTAGAACAATGGTAACGAAACACGAGGTACTTGAGGCGCTCGCCACGATTCAGGATCCGGATCTCCACCGCGATATCGTGTCGCTCGGTTTCGTGCGGGATGTTCGGATCGACGGCGGTAAGGTCATATTCGCGATCGAGCTGACCACCCCCGCCTGCCCGGTCAGAAAACAGATGGAAGAGGGTGCGAGAAGGGTCGTCGCCGCCCTTCCCGGTGTAGAGCAGGTCGAGGTCACGATGACCTCCCGCGTAACGACCTCGCGTGAGCCTCAGCCGTCCTACCTGCCTGGGGTGCTCAACACCGTGGCGGTCGCCAGCGGCAAAGGGGGGGTCGGCAAATCGACAGTGGCGGCAAACCTGGCCGTCGCCCTGATGCGGGCGGGCGCCAGGGTGGGGCTGATGGATGCGGATGTCTATGGCCCGTGCATCCCGAAGCTGATGGGCGGAAGGGGGATGCCGGAGCAGACGGAAAGCGGGAAGATGATCCCACCGGTGATGCATGGCGTGAAGATCATGTCCATGGCGTTCTTCCTGCCGAAGAACGAGGCGGTGGTCTGGCGGGGCCCGATGCTGCACAAGATGGTCCAGGAGTTCCTGGGCCATGTCGAGTGGGGGGAACTGGACTACCTGGTGATCGATCTGCCGCCTGGGACGGGCGACATCCAATTAAGCCTGTGCCAAACGATTCCCTTGACCGGCGCCGTCATTGTCTCCACCCCGCAGGATGTGGCGTTGGAGGTGGCCTCCAAGGCTATCCTGATGTTCAATAAGCTGAAGACGCCGATCTTGGGGATCGTCGAAAATATGAGCTACTATGCCTGCTCGCAGTGCGGCCATCGCGAGGAGATCTTCGGTCATGGCGGGGCGAAGGCGGCCGGCGAGAAGGCCGATATCCCGTTTCTCGGTGAGATCCCGCTCGATCCCTATATCCGTCGGAGCAGCGACGAGGGGAGGCCCGTCGCCATGGAGTCGGCGGACTCGCCGGTTGCAGGCGCCTTTCACGAGGTCGCGGGCGCATTGGCCGCCAGGATCAGCATCGCCAATGCGGCTGCGGGGACGCTCCGGACCGCGCCCGTCATGGTGATGCGGTAGCGTAGCGCGCGCGCAAAAGGTCTGGCAAAACGGGGCTGATGGCGTTACAATATCAGGTCGCAGACGAGAGGTATCTGCTGGTCGCATATCCCGAAGGTAGCGAATCGACCGTTGGTATGAGGGTTGAACAGGTCAGGAATCGGTGAGGTGATGAGTCGTCAATCGAAGGCCATTGAGGCGCTGGCCAGTCAGGAGTATAAGTACGGGTTTGTAACGGAGATCGAGGAGGAGGCGGTTCCTTACGGCCTGAATGAGGAGATTATCCGTCTCATCTCTGCCAAAAAGGGTGAACCCGACTGGATGCTGCAATGGCGTCTGAAGGCCTACCGACATTGGGCGCGGTTGGAACGGTCCGAGGCGGAGCCGAAGTGGGCCAACGTGAAATATCCGCCCATTGATTATCAGGCTATTCGGTACTACGCGGCGCCCAAGCGGCAGTCCGATCGGCCCAAGAATCTTGACGAGGTCGATCCGAAACTGCTGGAGACGTTCGAGAAGCTTGGTATACCGCTGACCGAGCAGAAGCAGCTTGCCGGTGTTGCCGTGGATGCGGTCTTTGACAGTGTCTCGGTCGCCACAACGTTCAAGGAGAAGCTGGCGGAACTGGGGATTATTTTCGGCTCTTTCTCCGAGGCCGTGCGGAATCATCCGGACCTGGTCCAACGGTATCTTGGGTCGGTCGTACCGTATACCGACAACTTCTTTGCCTCATTGAACTCTGCCGTCTTCAGCGACGGCTCGTTCTGCTATATCCCGAAGGGCGTCCGCTGTCCGATGGAGCTGTCGACCTACTTCCGTATCAACGCCGCCGAAACGGGCCAGTTTGAACGGACCCTGATTATTGCGGATGAGGGTGCGTGCGTCAGCTATCTGGAAGGGTGCACCGCCCCGATGCGGGATGAGAACCAGTTGCATGCGGCGGTGGTAGAGCTGATCGCCCACGATGACGCCCAGATCAAGTACTCGACGGTCCAGAACTGGTATCCGGGCGATAAGGAAGGGAAGGGCGGCATCTACAATTTTGTCACCAAGCGGGGCAAGTGTCTGGGCCGGCGTTCCAAGATCTCCTGGACGCAGGTCGAGACCGGCTCGGCCATTACCTGGAAGTACCCGAGCTGCCTCCTGCAGGGCGACGACTCGATCGGAGAGTTTTACTCGGTGGCGCTGACCAACCACTATCAGCAGGCGGATACGGGGACCAAGATGATCCATCTCGGCAAGCGTACCAGAAGCACCATCATCTCGAAGGGGATCTCCGCCGGGCATGGTCAGAACAGCTACCGCGGACTGGTCAAGATCATGAAGGGGGCGACGGGCGCCAGGAACTACTCGCAGTGCGACTCGTTGCTGTTGGGCGACAAGTGCGGCGCCCATACCTTCCCGTACCTCGAGGTGCACAACAGCTCGTCGCAGCTCGAGCACGAGGCCTCAACCTCAAAGATCGGCGAGGATCAGCTCTTTTACTGCAAGCAGCGTGGGATCTCGGCCGAGGATGCCGTCAATCTGATCGTCAACGGCTTCTGTAAGACGGTATTGCGCGAACTCCCGATGGAATTTGCTGTCGAGGCTCAGAAGCTGCTCGGTGTCAGCCTCGAGGGGAGCGTCGGGTAACGGTCTAATTGGTCATTGCGAGGACCCAGCGCGAAGCGAAGGGGACGAAGCAATCTCACCGTCTGTGATGAGTAGAAGAACGGTGGGATTGCCGCGCTCCCTTCGGTCGCTCGCAATGACAAAAGTGATGGCGAATGCTCACAATTAAGAATCTGCACGTGAAGGTTGGGGGGACGGCGATCCTGCGAGGGGTAGATCTCGTCGTCAATCATGGCGAGGTCCATGCCGTTATGGGCCCCAATGGGTCGGGCAAGAGCACATTGGCCCACGTGCTGGCCGGTCGGGACGGTTATGAGGTCACAGCCGGTGAGGTGATCTACGAGGGGAACGACCTGCTCCCGATGCCGCCGGAGGAGCGGGCGCGTGAGGGGGTCTTTCTCTCCTTTCAGTACCCGGTCGAGATCCCAGGGGTTAGCACCAGTTACTTCCTGAAGGCAGCCGTGAATGCTATTCGAAAACATCGGGGCCTCGACGAGCTGGATGCCATCGACTTCCTCAACCTGATCAAGGAAAAGATGCGGCTGGTCGAGTTGGACCAGAGCCTCCTTAATCGTGCGCTGAACGAAGGGTTCTCGGGCGGGGAGAAGAAACGGAACGAGATCTTCCAGATGGCCGTCCTCGATCCCAAGTTGGCGATCCTGGATGAGACCGACTCCGGCCTGGACATCGATGCCTTGAGGATTGTGGCGCACGGGATCGATGCGCTCAGAAGCCCGGAGCGCGCCATGATCCTGATTACCCATTATCAACGGCTGTTGAACTACGTGGCGCCGGACGTTGTCCACGTGCTCTTTGAAGGGCGGATCGTCAAGTCCGGGGGACAGGAGCTGGCGCACGAGCTCGAGGCGAAAGGGTACGACTGGATCAAGGCGGAGCCCGAACCGGCCTCGCAGCCCCTCGTGTAGGCGTCCAGGAGAGAGCGGCAGTTGATGCTTCAGGTTGCGGAAGAGTTGGAGCGTTATCAGCGGGACTTTGAACGGTTCGAGCGGAACGGTACGAACAGTCGGCCCGAATGGATTCGCCGGATACAGGGAGCGGCGTTCAACCGATTTGTCGAACTGGGGTTCCCCACGACCCGGATCGAGGAGTGGAAGTATACCGATGTCTCGCCGATCGCGAAGATCCCATTTCTACGCCAGGAGGGGATCTGCAGGATGCCGGCCGTTGAACGGCTGGAGTCCTTTACGCTCCGAGAGGCGGCGTGCGCCCAACTTGTCTTTGTAGACGGCCATTACGCGCCGGATCGATCATTCGTGGGGACGCTTCCCCAAGGTGTCATGGTGAGCAGCCTGGCGAGTGTGCTCGCCCGCGACCCGGCCCGGGTGGAGCCGTACCTGGCTCGATACGCTGCCTATCGCGATCAGGCATTTGTCGCGCTCAATACGGCCTTTATGGAGGATGGGGCATTCGTCGCCGTACCGGAGGGTACGATCATCGAGGCGCCCATCCACGCACTGTTTATCTCGTCGACGTCGACCGGTGAGGCGAGCCGTTCCGCCGCCGTGTCGTATCCGCGGAACCTGATTGTGATGGGGGCGCAGAGCCAGGCTCGGGTTGTCGAGAGTCATATTGGCCTGGAAGACG from the Candidatus Methylomirabilota bacterium genome contains:
- a CDS encoding crossover junction endodeoxyribonuclease RuvC, whose protein sequence is MLVLGVDPGAGATGYGIVAREDGVLRAEEYGSIITTPSDPFPIRLQQIYCRLAELIRRYQPEWAVIESLIFAKNAQSAFKLGQVRGVAILAAALGGVTIAEYTPLQVKSAVTGYGAAGKGQVQCMVQSLLGLDEPIRSTDAADALAIAICHHHSIRLMSLVRKGGR
- a CDS encoding YebC/PmpR family DNA-binding transcriptional regulator, with the translated sequence MSGHSKWAGIKHKKAKVDAQRGRVFTKIIREITVAARVGGGDPDGNPRLRLAIDKAKAVNMPQDNIQRAIQKGTGELPGTSYEEYIYEGYGPGGVAVLLEIVTDNKNRTAPEIRKAFAKHGGNLGESGCVAWMFEKKGLIQVEASAADEDRLFGVVLEAGAEDVRRSDDTFEVITAPKDLERVKASLAKEKIEIAEGEVTMLPQSTVRLEGKQAQQMLQLMETLEEHDDVQNVYANFDIPEEIMAAVTG
- a CDS encoding chromosome partitioning protein, whose amino-acid sequence is MVTKHEVLEALATIQDPDLHRDIVSLGFVRDVRIDGGKVIFAIELTTPACPVRKQMEEGARRVVAALPGVEQVEVTMTSRVTTSREPQPSYLPGVLNTVAVASGKGGVGKSTVAANLAVALMRAGARVGLMDADVYGPCIPKLMGGRGMPEQTESGKMIPPVMHGVKIMSMAFFLPKNEAVVWRGPMLHKMVQEFLGHVEWGELDYLVIDLPPGTGDIQLSLCQTIPLTGAVIVSTPQDVALEVASKAILMFNKLKTPILGIVENMSYYACSQCGHREEIFGHGGAKAAGEKADIPFLGEIPLDPYIRRSSDEGRPVAMESADSPVAGAFHEVAGALAARISIANAAAGTLRTAPVMVMR
- a CDS encoding Fe-S cluster assembly protein SufB; translation: MSRQSKAIEALASQEYKYGFVTEIEEEAVPYGLNEEIIRLISAKKGEPDWMLQWRLKAYRHWARLERSEAEPKWANVKYPPIDYQAIRYYAAPKRQSDRPKNLDEVDPKLLETFEKLGIPLTEQKQLAGVAVDAVFDSVSVATTFKEKLAELGIIFGSFSEAVRNHPDLVQRYLGSVVPYTDNFFASLNSAVFSDGSFCYIPKGVRCPMELSTYFRINAAETGQFERTLIIADEGACVSYLEGCTAPMRDENQLHAAVVELIAHDDAQIKYSTVQNWYPGDKEGKGGIYNFVTKRGKCLGRRSKISWTQVETGSAITWKYPSCLLQGDDSIGEFYSVALTNHYQQADTGTKMIHLGKRTRSTIISKGISAGHGQNSYRGLVKIMKGATGARNYSQCDSLLLGDKCGAHTFPYLEVHNSSSQLEHEASTSKIGEDQLFYCKQRGISAEDAVNLIVNGFCKTVLRELPMEFAVEAQKLLGVSLEGSVG
- the sufC gene encoding Fe-S cluster assembly ATPase SufC → MLTIKNLHVKVGGTAILRGVDLVVNHGEVHAVMGPNGSGKSTLAHVLAGRDGYEVTAGEVIYEGNDLLPMPPEERAREGVFLSFQYPVEIPGVSTSYFLKAAVNAIRKHRGLDELDAIDFLNLIKEKMRLVELDQSLLNRALNEGFSGGEKKRNEIFQMAVLDPKLAILDETDSGLDIDALRIVAHGIDALRSPERAMILITHYQRLLNYVAPDVVHVLFEGRIVKSGGQELAHELEAKGYDWIKAEPEPASQPLV